One Benincasa hispida cultivar B227 chromosome 5, ASM972705v1, whole genome shotgun sequence genomic window carries:
- the LOC120077462 gene encoding acetyl-CoA acetyltransferase, cytosolic 1, with product MAPAAAAASTDSINPRDVCIVGVARTPMGGFLGSLSSLSATKLGSIAIEAALKRAKVDPALVQEVIFGNVLSANLGQAPARQAALGAGIPNSVICTTVNKVCASGMKATMLAAQSIQLGINDVVVSGGMESMSNAPKYLAEARKGSRLGHDSLVDGMLKDGLWDVYTNSGMGTCAELCADKYQITREAQDDFAVQSFERGTAAKDSNAFEWEIVPVEVSGGRGKPSTIVNSDEGLGKFDPAKLRKLRPSFKENGGTVTAGNASSISDGAAAIVLVSGKKALELGLEVIAKIKGYADAAQEPEFFTTAPALAVPKAISHAGLEASQIDFYEINEAFAVVALANQKLLGISPDKVNVHGGAVSLGHPLGCSGARILVTLLGILKQKGGKYGVGGVCNGGGGASALVLELV from the exons ATGGCTCCGGCAGCGGCAGCGGCATCAACAGACTCGATAAATCCAAGAG ATGTTTGCATAGTTGGTGTTGCACGCACACCAATGGGTGGATTTCTTGGTAGCTTATCATCTTTATCGGCCACCAAGTTGGGATCTATAGCAATTGAAG CTGCACTTAAAAGGGCGAAAGTTGATCCCGCACTTGTACAAGAAGTCATCTTTGGCAATGTTCTGAGTGCAAATTTGGGGCAGGCTCCCGCTAGACAAGCTGCATTAGGTGCAGGAATACCTAATTCAGTGATCTGTACTACTGTCAACAAAGTTTGTGCGTCAGGGATGAAAG CGACAATGCTGGCAGCACAGAGTATCCAGCTAGGCATTAACGATGTTGTAGTTTCTGGTGGGATGGAAAGTATGTCCAATGCACCAAAGTACCTGGCAGAAGCAAG GAAGGGGTCTCGTCTAGGGCATGATTCTCTTGTTGATGGAATGCTGAAAGATGGTTTATGGGATGTCTATACGAACTCTGGCATGGGAACTTGTGCAGAGTTATGTGCAGACAAATATCAAATTACAAGGGAGGCCCAG GATGACTTCGCTGTCCAGAGCTTTGAGCGAGGTACTGCTGCCAAGGACAGCAATGCCTTCGAATGGGAAATTGTTCCG GTTGAAGTTTCTGGTGGAAGGGGAAAACCATCGACTATTGTCAATTCGGATGAGGGTCTTGGAAAG TTTGACCCTGCCAAGTTGAGGAAGCTTCGACCAAGTTTTAAGGAGAATGGTGGTACCGTAACTGCAGGCAATGCTTCCAGCATAAG TGATGGTGCTGCTGCCATAGTTTTAGTGAGTGGGAAGAAGGCACTGGAACTTGGGCTGGAAGTGATTGCAAAAATTAAAGGATATGCTGATGCCGCCCAA GAGCCAGAATTTTTCACAACTGCACCAGCCCTTGCAGTTCCAAAGGCCATTTCCCATGCTGGCCTAGAAGCTTCACAAATTGACTTCTACGAAATAAATGAAGCATTCGCT GTTGTGGCTCTTGCCAATCAGAAATTACTTGGAATCTCTCCT GATAAAGTGAATGTGCACGGTGGAGCTGTGTCCTTGGGACATCCTTTAGGTTGCAGCGGTGCTCGTATCTTGGTCACACTTTTGGGG ATACTAAAGCAGAAAGGTGGGAAATATGGAGTTGGAGGTGTTTGCAATGGTGGAGGTGGTGCATCTGCTCTTGTCTTGGAGCTCGTGTGA
- the LOC120077480 gene encoding transmembrane emp24 domain-containing protein p24beta2 — MERWAMRFVVMMAFVGVLLLNLRESEGIRFVIDREECFSHNVQYEGDTVHVSFVVIKADSPWHYGDDGVDLVIKGPSGEHLHDFRDKTSEKHEFIAHNKGLHRFCFTNKSPYHETIDFDVHVGHFSYHEQHAKDEHFNPLLDQISKLEEALYNIQFEQHWLEAQTDRQAIVNDGMSKRAIHKAMFESAALVGASVLQVYLLQRLFERKLGTSRV; from the exons ATGGAGCGATGGGCTATGAGATTTGTGGTGATGATGGCGTTTGTTGGGGTATTGCTGTTGAATTTGAGAGAATCAGAAGGGATTAGGTTTGTGATAGACCGGGAAGAATGTTTCTCTCACAATGTTCAATACGAGGGAGATACTGTTCATGTTTCTTTTGTTGTAATCAAGGCAGATTCACCTTGGCACTATGGCGATGATGGCGTTGATCTTGTG ATAAAGGGACCTTCTGGTGAACATCTTCATGATTTCCGTGACAAGACAAGCGAAAAGCATGAATTTATTGCTCACAACAAAGGCCTCCATCGATTCTGCTTCACGAACAAGTCTCCGTATCATGAAACCATTGACTTTGATGTTCATGTTGGCCACTTTTCTTATCACGAGCAGCATGCAAAAGATG AGCATTTCAACCCTTTGCTGGATCAAATATCTAAGTTGGAGGAAGCTCTTTACAATATTCAGTTTGAACAGCATTGGTTAGAGGCTCAGACTGATCGTCAGGCTATAG TGAATGATGGAATGAGCAAAAGGGCAATCCACAAGGCAATGTTTGAATCAGCAGCATTGGTAGGGGCCAGTGTCCTCCAAGTCTACTTGCTGCAGCGCTTGTTTGAAAGGAAGCTTGGGACATCCAGAGTTTAA